In one Acipenser ruthenus chromosome 10, fAciRut3.2 maternal haplotype, whole genome shotgun sequence genomic region, the following are encoded:
- the LOC117400730 gene encoding RING finger protein 11: MGNCLKSPTSDDISLLHESQSDRASYGDGTDPDQEPPPPYQEQVQVPVYHPTPSQTRLATQLTEEEQVRIAQRIGLIQHLPKGVYDAGRDGSEKKIRECVICMMDFVYGDPIRFLPCMHIYHMDCIDDWLMRSFTCPSCMEPVDAALLSSYETN, encoded by the exons ATGGGCAATTGTCTGAAATCTCCGACCTCGGACGATATCTCCTTACTGCATGaatcccagtctgacagagctaGCTATGGTGATGGGACGGACCCCGACCAAGAGCCACCGCCGCCATATCAG GAGCAGGTGCAGGTGCCGGTGTACCACCCAACACCAAGCCAAACCCGCCTAGCCACCCAGCTGACCGAGGAGGAGCAGGTGAGGATCGCACAGAGGATCGGCCTCATCCAGCACCTACCCAAGGGGGTGTACGACGCCGGCAGAGACGGGTCAGAGAAGAAGATCCGAGA GTGTGTGATCTGCATGATGGACTTTGTGTACGGAGACCCCATCCGGTTCCTGCCCTGCATGCACATCTACCACATGGACTGTATAGACGACTGGCTCATGAGATCCTTCACATGCCCTTCCTGCATGGAGCCTGTGGACGCAGCACTGCTCTCCTCCTATGAGACCAACTGA